From Hydra vulgaris chromosome 15, alternate assembly HydraT2T_AEP, one genomic window encodes:
- the LOC136092446 gene encoding zinc finger MYM-type protein 5-like has product MSGFKKKDSGCQVGTENDVTDISESSGEPLSKIGILAVNEENFLVLPTEEPIATIPSNDPALWAAHLSKVERDSVLLQGLPRNPSAFPKDSNKKKVPESIFYETSLNGEKTCRDWLVWSVSKKSFICFPCSLFGSKQSFGIGHQSHLLRWNDGISCNWHKLPEKVKSHQNNAQHRNFYIEWKTALESLENQSGIDAAL; this is encoded by the exons atgtctggttttaaaaagaaagattcTGGTTGTCAA gttGGAACTGAAAACGATGTCACTGACATTTCTGAAAGCTCGGGAGAGCCCCTATCAAAAATCGGAATCTTAGCTGTGAATGAAGAGAATTTTTTG GTGTTGCCAACAGAAGAACCCATCGCTACCATTCCTTCCAATGATCCTGCTTTGTGGGCAGCACATCTTTCCAAAGTGGAAAGAGATTCTGTGCTTCTACAGGGGCTTCCTCGAAATCCTTCAGCTTTCCCGAAAGATTCTAATAAGAAGAAGGTTCCTGAATCAATTTTCTACGAAACTTCTCTCAACGGGGAAAAGACATGCCGAGATTGGCTGGTCTGGAGTGTATCTAAGAAATCATTTATTTGCTTTCCGTGTTCTCTGTTTGGAAGCAAACAATCTTTTGGGATCGGACACCAGTCGCACCTTCTAAGATGGAATGATGGAATAAGCTGCAACTGGCACAAGCTACCTGAGAAAGTCAAAAGTCACCAGAATAACGCCCAGCATCGAAACTTTTACATAGAATGGAAAACGGCGCTAGAAAGCTTAGAAAATCAAAGCGGAATAGATGCAGCTCTTTAA